A stretch of Lathyrus oleraceus cultivar Zhongwan6 chromosome 6, CAAS_Psat_ZW6_1.0, whole genome shotgun sequence DNA encodes these proteins:
- the LOC127097476 gene encoding 2-alkenal reductase (NADP(+)-dependent), producing MEVTNKYIVIKKHIEDAPKESHFEIKTEPFSLSLEPGSDNVIVKNLCISIDPYLINRMKSYSASHKSISITAPLTPGEAIDAIIIGKVVASGNAKFGKDDLVLGVFTWAEYSVVKEQNIIRKLESSEFPLTYHLGILGFSGLSAYAGFFEICKPQKGEKVFVSAASGSVGNIVGQYAKLLGCYVVGCAGSQKKVALLKEKLGFDDAFNYKEERDLNSTLKRYFPDGIDIYFDNVGGEMLEAAVANMKAFGRVSVCGVISEYTDAEKRASPNMIDVVYKRITIRGFLATDFLNVFAEFSTKTLDYLRNGQLEVIEDKSLGVESIPSAFVGLFNGDNVGKKVVVLAEE from the exons ATGGAAGTCACCAACAAATACATAGTGATAAAGAAACACATAGAAGATGCACCAAAAGAGTCCCACTTTGAGATCAAAACTGAGCCTTTTTCTCTTTCATTGGAGCCAGGTTCTGATAATGTCATAGTCAAGAATTTATGCATTTCTATTGATCCATATCTTATTAACCGCATGAAAAGCTACAGCGCTTCCCACAAATCTATAAGCATTACAGCTCCCTTAACTCCCGGCGAG GCTATTGATGCTATTATTATTGGAAAGGTTGTGGCATCTGGGAATGCTAAGTTTGGAAAAGATGATTTGGTTTTGGGAGTATTCACTTGGGCTGAGTACAGTGTGGTTAAGGAACAAAACATAATAAGAAAATTAGAGTCTTCTGAATTTCCACTCACTTATCATCTTGGAATTCTTG GGTTTAGTGGATTGTCAGCTTATGCGGGATTTTTCGAAATTTGCAAACCTCAAAAGGGTGAAAAGGTGTTTGTTTCAGCAGCATCTGGATCAGTTGGAAATATTGTAGGACAATATGCAAAACTCTTGGGTTGTTATGTTGTTGGTTGTGCTGGGAGTCAAAAAAAG GTGGCATTACTCAAAGAAAAACTAGGATTTGATGATGCCTTTAACTACAAGGAAGAAAGAGATCTAAACTCCACTCTTAAAAG GTACTTTCCGGATGGAATTGACATATATTTTGACAATGTTGGGGGAGAAATGCTAGAAGCAGCAGTTGCTAACATGAAAGCATTTGGTAGAGTGTCTGTTTGTGGTGTAATCTCTGAGTATACTGATGCTGAGAAGAGAGCATCACCAAATATGATAGATGTGGTGTATAAGAGAATCACCATTAGAGGGTTTTTGGCTACTGATTTTTTGAATGTTTTTGCTGAATTTTCTACTAAAACATTGGATTATCTTCGCAATGGCCAGTTAGAAGTGATTGAAGACAAGTCATTGGGTGTAGAGAGCATCCCTTCTGCATTTGTTGGGCTTTTCAATGGAGATAATGTTGGAAAGAAAGTTGTAGTTTTAGCAGAAGAGTGA